Proteins from a single region of Pseudodesulfovibrio portus:
- a CDS encoding 4-oxalocrotonate tautomerase family protein, which produces MPFVNIRITREGATAEQKQQLIRGVTDLLADVLGKNPKTTFVIIDEVDTDNWGIGGESVSSLRAAGPKKSTA; this is translated from the coding sequence ATGCCGTTCGTCAATATCCGCATCACCAGGGAAGGCGCCACCGCCGAACAGAAACAGCAGCTCATCCGGGGCGTCACCGACCTTCTGGCCGATGTGCTCGGCAAAAACCCCAAGACCACCTTCGTCATCATAGACGAGGTGGACACCGACAACTGGGGCATCGGAGGAGAGTCGGTGAGTTCGCTTCGGGCAGCGGGCCCCAAAAAGTCCACGGCGTAG
- a CDS encoding sensor histidine kinase, whose amino-acid sequence MAEIDRQALDRVSLKIPILSAVLTEDTLAFRRSRPLLGILALALVVAVALPLINITIIFPAYSKLLIATIETGAVRLAAHTIPPSEKYGKLTHQSMESPRLLADIYRLEKNFELLKIGLYSPEGATLYSSDASEITTINKNPQFLRVVAKGGIDSKLGTTTKPGPGGLKKRVDMVITTVPLMNDGEFLGAFEFQFDISDVKSNMDRFNTYATYGSIITSLCILLGVIGLLSKESSRLKALRQADRLRADVDRITRHDLKSPLVGALNGISYLKQYTETNAEQREVLDEMHNTVIVGLDLINRSLDIYKMETGKYQYTPVGVDIASTCHQVAADLSGLAAERNVTIRIIREDAPEDEADALYVAGEEPLCYSLLANLVKNGVEASEPDRTVDIILSSNGEVTIEVHNTGAVPETIRDNFFDKYTTAGKQDGTGLGTYSARLLTRTMGGDITMRSSEEAGTTITVTLPKHDSTETGA is encoded by the coding sequence ATGGCGGAAATCGACCGACAGGCGCTTGATCGCGTCTCCCTGAAAATACCCATACTGAGCGCGGTGCTCACGGAAGACACCCTCGCCTTCCGGCGCAGCCGTCCCCTGCTCGGCATTCTCGCCCTTGCCCTGGTCGTGGCCGTGGCCCTGCCGCTGATCAACATCACCATCATTTTCCCGGCCTATAGCAAACTGCTCATCGCCACCATCGAGACCGGCGCCGTGCGGTTGGCGGCACACACCATACCGCCCTCGGAAAAATACGGGAAGCTGACCCACCAAAGCATGGAGTCCCCGCGCCTTCTGGCCGACATCTACCGATTGGAAAAAAACTTCGAGCTGCTCAAGATCGGGCTTTACTCTCCTGAAGGGGCCACCCTGTATTCCTCCGACGCATCGGAGATCACGACCATCAACAAGAACCCGCAATTCCTGCGCGTGGTGGCCAAGGGGGGCATCGATTCAAAGCTCGGCACCACGACCAAACCCGGCCCGGGCGGCCTGAAAAAACGCGTCGACATGGTCATAACCACCGTCCCCCTCATGAACGACGGCGAGTTTCTCGGCGCCTTCGAGTTTCAATTCGACATCTCGGACGTCAAAAGCAACATGGACCGCTTCAACACCTATGCCACATACGGGTCCATCATCACGTCCCTGTGCATCCTGCTCGGCGTCATCGGCCTGCTGAGCAAGGAATCAAGCCGCCTCAAGGCATTGCGCCAGGCCGACAGGCTTCGGGCGGACGTGGACCGGATCACGCGGCACGACCTCAAGAGTCCCTTGGTGGGCGCGCTCAACGGCATCAGCTACCTCAAGCAGTACACGGAAACGAACGCGGAACAGCGGGAAGTGCTCGACGAAATGCACAACACGGTGATCGTCGGTCTCGACCTGATCAACCGAAGCCTGGACATCTACAAGATGGAAACCGGCAAGTACCAGTACACGCCGGTCGGCGTGGACATCGCATCCACCTGTCACCAGGTGGCCGCCGACCTGTCGGGCCTGGCCGCCGAACGGAACGTCACCATACGGATCATACGCGAGGATGCCCCGGAAGACGAAGCCGATGCGCTCTACGTTGCCGGAGAAGAGCCGCTCTGCTACTCCCTGCTCGCCAATCTGGTGAAGAACGGCGTCGAGGCCTCGGAGCCTGACCGGACAGTGGACATCATCCTGTCCTCCAACGGCGAGGTGACCATCGAGGTGCACAACACCGGAGCCGTTCCCGAGACCATCAGGGACAACTTTTTCGATAAATACACCACCGCCGGGAAACAGGACGGCACGGGACTGGGCACCTATTCGGCCCGGCTTCTGACCCGCACCATGGGCGGCGACATAACCATGCGTTCATCCGAAGAAGCGGGCACCACCATCACCGTGACCCTGCCCAAGCACGATTCCACTGAAACAGGAGCCTAG
- the speB gene encoding agmatinase, producing MEKRISLIGVPLDHNSSYLRGSAKGPLALVEALHCDSANLWTETGHDLSGIIDHRGIIDLGDAEEAFGRIENAAREAGESGATPIFIGGDHSVTYPLVKGMKAAHGDFAVLHFDAHPDCYHEFEGNPLSHACPFSRIMEEGLCTRLVSVGIRTASGHQREQRDKFGIRWLEMKDRRKWPELVFDTPVYITVDLDVLDPACAPGVSHHEPGGMTTRELLDVIHAVDAPVIGADIVELNPDRDTDGITAMTGSKILREIAGMMLGG from the coding sequence ATGGAAAAACGCATCTCCCTGATCGGCGTCCCCCTGGACCACAACTCCTCCTACCTGCGGGGCTCGGCCAAGGGCCCGCTCGCGCTGGTGGAAGCCCTGCACTGCGATTCGGCCAACCTGTGGACCGAGACCGGGCATGACCTGTCCGGGATCATCGACCACCGGGGGATCATCGACCTGGGAGATGCGGAAGAAGCCTTCGGCCGCATCGAAAACGCGGCCCGCGAGGCGGGCGAGAGCGGCGCCACGCCCATCTTCATCGGCGGCGACCACTCCGTGACCTACCCGCTGGTGAAAGGCATGAAGGCGGCGCACGGGGACTTCGCCGTCCTCCATTTCGACGCCCACCCCGACTGCTACCACGAGTTCGAAGGCAACCCCCTCTCCCACGCCTGCCCGTTCTCGCGGATAATGGAGGAGGGCCTCTGCACCCGGCTGGTATCCGTGGGCATCCGCACCGCCTCCGGCCACCAACGGGAACAGCGGGACAAATTCGGCATCCGGTGGCTGGAAATGAAGGACCGCCGGAAGTGGCCCGAATTGGTCTTCGACACCCCGGTATACATTACCGTGGACCTGGACGTCCTGGACCCGGCCTGCGCGCCCGGGGTGTCGCACCACGAGCCGGGCGGCATGACCACCCGCGAGCTGCTGGACGTCATCCATGCCGTGGACGCGCCCGTCATCGGCGCGGACATCGTGGAGCTCAACCCGGATCGCGACACCGACGGGATCACGGCCATGACCGGATCCAAGATACTGCGTGAAATTGCCGGGATGATGCTCGGCGGCTGA
- the hslU gene encoding ATP-dependent protease ATPase subunit HslU — MSNLTPREIVSELDKYIIGQNDAKRMVAIAMRNRWRRQQIDPDLRDEIAPKNIILMGPTGVGKTEIARRLARLTNCPFFKVEATKFTEVGYVGRDVESMVRDLMEIGITMVRKEETEKVRIKAEKNAEERLLDLLLPGKKKEPANPMGFFSAGQNGDVEPVEPPKDDDTREKFRRMFRQGHLDEREVEMEVTIQSGAQVEIMAIPGMQDMGSNLQSAFSNMFPGKRKTRKMKIKDAFEVLIDEEADKLIDPDAVNELARERVEQSGILFIDEMDKIATRHDHAGGGSTDVSREGVQRDLLPIVEGSVVNTKYGMVKTDHILFIAAGAFHFAKPSDLIPELQGRFPLREELASLHKEEFYRILTEPKNALTVQYKALLQTEGVAVDYTREALEEISAMAEKINEETENIGARRLYTIMEKILATLSFEAPDKSGQKVVIDRDYVVAQLGQVIEDRDLSRYIL, encoded by the coding sequence ATGAGCAACCTGACTCCCCGAGAGATCGTATCGGAACTGGACAAGTACATCATCGGCCAGAACGACGCCAAACGCATGGTGGCCATCGCCATGCGCAACCGCTGGCGCAGGCAGCAGATAGACCCGGACCTGCGCGACGAGATCGCGCCCAAGAACATCATCCTCATGGGCCCGACCGGCGTGGGCAAGACCGAGATCGCCCGCCGTCTGGCCCGGCTGACCAACTGCCCCTTCTTCAAGGTCGAAGCCACCAAGTTCACCGAGGTGGGCTACGTGGGCCGCGACGTGGAGTCCATGGTCCGCGACCTGATGGAGATCGGCATCACCATGGTCCGCAAGGAGGAAACGGAAAAGGTCCGCATCAAGGCCGAGAAGAACGCCGAGGAGCGGCTGCTGGACCTGCTCCTGCCGGGCAAGAAAAAGGAACCGGCCAATCCCATGGGCTTTTTCTCCGCCGGGCAGAACGGCGACGTCGAGCCGGTGGAGCCGCCCAAGGACGACGACACCAGGGAAAAGTTCCGCAGGATGTTCCGCCAGGGCCACCTGGACGAGCGCGAAGTGGAGATGGAGGTGACCATCCAGAGCGGGGCGCAGGTCGAGATCATGGCCATCCCCGGCATGCAGGACATGGGCTCCAACCTCCAGAGCGCGTTCTCCAACATGTTCCCGGGCAAGCGCAAGACGCGCAAGATGAAGATCAAGGACGCTTTTGAGGTGCTCATCGACGAGGAGGCGGACAAGCTCATCGACCCGGACGCGGTCAACGAGCTGGCCCGCGAACGCGTGGAGCAGTCGGGCATCCTGTTCATCGACGAGATGGACAAGATCGCCACCCGCCACGACCACGCCGGCGGCGGCTCGACCGACGTCTCCCGAGAAGGCGTGCAGCGCGACCTGCTGCCCATCGTCGAGGGCAGCGTGGTCAACACCAAATACGGCATGGTCAAGACCGACCACATCCTGTTCATCGCTGCCGGGGCCTTCCATTTCGCCAAGCCGTCGGACCTGATCCCGGAACTCCAGGGGCGCTTTCCCCTGCGCGAAGAGCTGGCCTCGCTGCACAAGGAGGAGTTCTACCGCATCCTGACGGAGCCCAAGAACGCGCTCACCGTGCAGTACAAGGCCCTGCTCCAGACCGAGGGCGTGGCCGTGGACTACACCAGGGAGGCGCTGGAGGAAATCTCGGCCATGGCCGAGAAGATCAACGAGGAGACCGAGAACATCGGTGCGCGCAGGCTCTACACCATCATGGAGAAGATCCTGGCCACCCTGTCCTTCGAGGCCCCGGACAAATCCGGCCAGAAGGTGGTCATCGACCGGGACTACGTCGTGGCCCAGCTCGGCCAGGTGATCGAGGACCGCGACCTGTCGCGCTACATCCTGTAG
- the hslV gene encoding ATP-dependent protease subunit HslV: MELRGTTIVAVKDENGTAVAGDGQVTMGQAIAMKHTARKVRRIYKDKVTVGFAGATADAFTLSERFETKLETYSGNLLRAAVELAKDWRTDKYLRKLEAMLLAADGEHILIISGTGDVIEPDDGIAAIGSGGSYALAAARALSQNTDFSASEIARKAMEIAADICVYTNNNITLESQTR, encoded by the coding sequence ATGGAACTCAGAGGAACCACCATCGTGGCGGTCAAGGACGAAAACGGCACGGCCGTGGCCGGCGACGGACAGGTGACCATGGGCCAGGCCATCGCCATGAAACACACGGCCCGCAAGGTGCGCCGCATCTACAAGGACAAGGTAACCGTGGGCTTTGCCGGGGCAACGGCCGACGCCTTCACCCTGTCCGAGCGGTTCGAGACCAAGCTGGAGACCTATTCCGGCAACCTGCTCCGGGCGGCGGTGGAACTGGCCAAGGACTGGCGCACGGACAAGTACCTGCGCAAGCTCGAAGCCATGCTCCTGGCTGCGGACGGCGAGCACATCCTGATCATCTCCGGCACCGGCGACGTCATCGAACCCGACGACGGCATCGCGGCCATCGGCTCCGGCGGCTCCTACGCCCTGGCCGCAGCCCGTGCACTGAGCCAGAACACCGACTTCAGCGCATCGGAAATCGCGCGCAAGGCCATGGAGATCGCAGCCGACATCTGCGTCTACACGAACAACAACATCACGCTGGAATCCCAGACCAGATAA
- a CDS encoding O-acetyl-ADP-ribose deacetylase: MQHWKFTSGRLTLADGDITALDADAIVNAANSRLAGGGGVDGAIHRGAGMDKLQEACREIIREIGSLPPGEAAITPGFDLPAKHIIHTVGPIWRGGDDREPELLENAYANSLKLAHEHDIRTIAFPAISCGVYGYPVEDAARIALTALRRGLEAGLVAEARMVLHGQPALDIWTGIAREIL, encoded by the coding sequence ATGCAACACTGGAAATTCACCTCCGGACGGCTGACGCTTGCAGACGGCGACATCACCGCGCTCGACGCGGACGCCATCGTCAACGCGGCCAACTCCCGGCTGGCCGGGGGCGGCGGCGTGGACGGGGCCATCCACCGTGGCGCAGGCATGGACAAGCTCCAGGAAGCATGCCGGGAAATCATCAGGGAAATCGGCTCCCTGCCCCCGGGCGAGGCGGCCATCACCCCCGGCTTCGATCTCCCGGCCAAACACATCATCCACACCGTCGGCCCCATCTGGCGCGGCGGCGACGACCGCGAGCCCGAGTTGCTGGAAAACGCCTACGCCAACTCCCTCAAGCTCGCCCACGAACACGACATCCGGACCATCGCCTTTCCGGCCATATCCTGCGGCGTCTACGGCTACCCGGTCGAAGACGCGGCCCGCATCGCCCTGACCGCACTGCGGCGGGGACTCGAAGCGGGGCTGGTGGCCGAGGCGCGCATGGTCCTGCACGGGCAACCGGCCCTCGACATCTGGACCGGCATCGCCCGCGAAATACTGTAA
- a CDS encoding hybrid sensor histidine kinase/response regulator codes for MAHRETILIVDDQPENITIMVEALKSSYALVAATDGESALERAGAEPGPDMILLDVMMPDMNGHELCRRLKEDPATRDIPVMFVTSLDKPDDEALGLSLGAVDYITKPISPPVVAARVRAHLQLKRAKELLESQNEVLEERVRERTAEVVRMQKERVESLNHFADALAHQIRNPVVSIGGMAGLMIKKAPEDSPLIEYAEAVREDGFRLERLVGVVREYVSLAAGGIQVAFVESMVEQALEKARVTAREMELGLECSMQLEKDMVGVDVRIVVLALTEILVNALEFATGETVHLTVEGGIGRFRDVLSSGEGGWKENRWYGVRITDDGPGIAGDVLPYVTDPFFTTKARGVGIGLTKVKRVICDEHGGTLLIRSPSENGIGTEVIFNLPLA; via the coding sequence ATGGCACACCGGGAAACCATACTCATCGTGGATGATCAGCCCGAGAACATCACCATCATGGTCGAGGCGCTGAAGTCGTCCTATGCGCTGGTCGCGGCCACGGACGGGGAGTCCGCCCTGGAGCGGGCCGGTGCCGAGCCGGGGCCGGACATGATCCTGCTCGACGTGATGATGCCGGACATGAACGGGCACGAGCTGTGCCGCCGTCTCAAGGAGGACCCTGCCACCCGCGACATCCCGGTCATGTTCGTCACTTCACTGGACAAGCCCGACGACGAGGCCCTGGGGCTTTCCCTGGGGGCTGTGGACTACATCACCAAGCCCATCAGCCCGCCGGTGGTGGCGGCACGGGTCCGCGCGCACCTCCAGCTCAAGCGGGCCAAGGAGCTGCTCGAAAGCCAGAACGAGGTCCTTGAGGAGCGGGTCCGGGAGCGGACCGCCGAGGTGGTCCGGATGCAGAAGGAGCGGGTGGAGAGCCTCAATCATTTTGCCGACGCCCTGGCCCATCAGATTCGCAATCCGGTGGTGTCCATCGGCGGCATGGCCGGGCTGATGATTAAAAAGGCCCCGGAGGACAGCCCGCTGATCGAGTATGCCGAGGCCGTGCGCGAGGACGGGTTCCGGCTGGAGCGGCTGGTGGGCGTGGTCCGCGAGTACGTGTCCCTTGCGGCGGGCGGAATCCAGGTCGCCTTTGTGGAGAGCATGGTGGAGCAGGCCCTGGAAAAGGCGCGCGTCACGGCCCGGGAAATGGAACTCGGCCTGGAGTGCTCGATGCAGCTCGAGAAGGACATGGTGGGCGTGGACGTGCGCATCGTGGTCCTGGCCTTGACCGAGATTCTGGTCAACGCCTTGGAGTTCGCCACGGGCGAGACCGTGCATCTGACCGTGGAGGGTGGCATCGGCCGATTCAGGGACGTCCTCTCGTCGGGGGAGGGCGGATGGAAGGAAAACCGCTGGTACGGCGTGCGGATCACGGACGACGGCCCGGGCATCGCCGGGGACGTGCTCCCCTATGTGACCGACCCGTTCTTCACCACCAAGGCCCGCGGCGTGGGCATCGGCCTGACCAAGGTCAAGCGGGTCATCTGCGACGAGCACGGCGGCACGCTGCTGATCCGTTCGCCGTCTGAAAACGGCATCGGGACCGAGGTCATCTTCAATCTGCCGCTGGCATAG
- a CDS encoding chloride channel protein, which produces MPIDVITRVMNYWKDFVKSYRTVTSFRWLVIGVLVGVLSGLVAVAFFWLVEFGKHMIQANLAGIVSPEPAGEGIFEGHGSVFRPWVIPIATTGTALLTGWLVKTFIPETINGGTDGTDATINAFHNQGGVIKSRVAIIRGLCSVLTIASGGSAGREGPITQMGAGAGAWIAKIFDLSAKERRLLLLSGAAGGLGAIFRAPLGGALTAIEVIYREDFEAEAILPAVMSSVVSYSIYTFFYGTDPIFGIPRFSFHDPRELIFYALLAFVCAAVGWMYIKTFYFIKYHIFCPLQEKIGIIWAMGLGGLSMGLLGIAYPYTATDGLVTGGILSGGYGWLELAILGQIPALGMCYMIVGKTVATSITIGSGMSGGMFAPALFVGGMSGGLVGKIGHHFFPNIVTQPGAYILVGMAAFFAGVANAPIGPLIMVTELTQGYGLLAPLMLASAICIVLGRNYSLYEHQVENKFDSPAHVEDATINVLEQMHVSDFYDPHDVIVVEEGTTLKALTDIIANSDQLYFPVRGGEDGRYVGMVSIHNIRNWMFDEGLHDLVVVKDLMSRPVYVRPDYDLYQALLRFVNTDYGQIPVVAQTNTSEIIGLINRDDVFQAYAEAIAEVKGGELGEAEE; this is translated from the coding sequence ATGCCCATCGACGTCATCACCAGGGTAATGAATTATTGGAAGGACTTCGTGAAGTCCTACCGCACGGTCACCTCGTTCAGGTGGCTGGTCATCGGCGTGCTGGTCGGCGTGCTGTCCGGCCTCGTGGCCGTGGCCTTCTTCTGGCTGGTGGAGTTCGGCAAGCACATGATCCAGGCCAACCTGGCGGGCATCGTCTCCCCTGAACCGGCGGGCGAAGGCATCTTCGAGGGCCACGGCTCCGTGTTCCGGCCCTGGGTCATCCCCATTGCCACCACGGGCACGGCCCTGCTCACAGGCTGGCTGGTCAAGACCTTCATCCCAGAGACCATCAACGGCGGCACCGACGGCACCGACGCCACCATCAACGCCTTCCACAACCAGGGCGGCGTCATCAAGTCGCGCGTGGCCATCATCAGGGGGCTGTGCTCGGTGCTGACCATCGCCTCGGGCGGCTCCGCAGGCCGCGAAGGCCCCATCACCCAGATGGGCGCGGGCGCGGGCGCATGGATCGCCAAGATTTTCGACCTGTCCGCCAAGGAACGCCGTCTGCTCCTGCTGTCCGGTGCTGCCGGCGGCTTGGGGGCCATCTTCCGGGCCCCGCTCGGCGGCGCGCTGACCGCCATCGAGGTCATCTACCGCGAGGACTTCGAGGCCGAGGCCATCCTGCCCGCGGTCATGAGCTCGGTGGTCTCCTACTCCATCTATACATTCTTCTACGGCACCGACCCCATCTTCGGCATCCCGCGCTTCTCCTTCCACGACCCGCGCGAGCTGATCTTCTACGCCCTGCTCGCCTTTGTCTGCGCGGCGGTGGGCTGGATGTACATCAAGACGTTCTATTTCATAAAATACCACATCTTCTGCCCGCTGCAGGAGAAGATCGGCATCATCTGGGCCATGGGCCTGGGCGGCCTGTCCATGGGACTGCTCGGCATCGCCTACCCCTACACCGCCACCGACGGGCTGGTCACCGGCGGCATCCTGTCCGGCGGATACGGCTGGCTGGAGCTGGCCATTCTCGGCCAGATTCCGGCGCTGGGCATGTGCTACATGATCGTCGGCAAGACCGTGGCCACGTCCATCACCATCGGTTCGGGCATGTCCGGCGGCATGTTCGCGCCCGCCCTGTTCGTGGGCGGCATGTCCGGCGGACTGGTGGGCAAGATCGGGCACCATTTCTTCCCGAACATCGTCACCCAGCCCGGTGCCTACATCCTGGTCGGCATGGCCGCCTTCTTCGCCGGGGTCGCCAACGCGCCCATCGGCCCGCTGATCATGGTCACCGAACTGACACAGGGCTACGGGCTGCTGGCCCCGCTCATGCTGGCTTCGGCCATCTGCATCGTGCTCGGGCGCAACTACTCGCTCTACGAACACCAGGTGGAGAACAAGTTCGACTCCCCGGCCCACGTGGAAGACGCCACCATCAACGTGCTCGAACAGATGCACGTGTCCGACTTCTACGATCCCCACGACGTCATCGTCGTGGAGGAAGGGACCACGCTCAAGGCCCTGACCGACATCATCGCCAACTCCGACCAGCTCTACTTCCCGGTGCGGGGAGGAGAGGACGGCCGGTACGTGGGCATGGTCTCCATCCACAATATCCGCAACTGGATGTTCGACGAGGGGCTGCACGACCTGGTGGTGGTCAAGGACCTCATGTCCAGGCCGGTCTACGTCCGCCCGGACTACGACCTGTACCAGGCCCTGCTCCGCTTCGTGAACACGGACTACGGCCAGATTCCGGTGGTCGCCCAGACCAACACCTCGGAGATCATCGGGCTCATCAACCGCGACGACGTGTTCCAGGCCTATGCCGAGGCAATAGCCGAAGTGAAGGGCGGGGAATTGGGCGAAGCGGAAGAATAA
- a CDS encoding bifunctional riboflavin kinase/FAD synthetase, producing the protein MIVARTLEDIEDAIAGSCVTIGNFDGVHKGHQKLIELACSRAKARDLVSVVVTFDPHPLRVLRSDKTPPFITLTEQKIELISQYGPQVCLLLEFTRDMARLSPEEFVQKYLLDGLKMKEMIIGYDYHLGKGRAGNFETLTQLGAKHGFTVDRLDPVTVDDAVVSSTRIRDLVQAGKVWSARPLLGRFYQVKGEVVHGMDRGGKLLGFPTANLKLVDELFPKPGVYAVWVEVDREVHMGVANIGINPTFGNDALSVEAHILDFSGDIYGADIRVHFVQRIRDEKKFNGIDELKARIGIDIDLGRQILSQPEAAIRLTRPDFDG; encoded by the coding sequence ATGATCGTCGCACGGACATTAGAGGACATAGAGGACGCCATTGCCGGGTCATGCGTGACCATCGGCAACTTCGACGGCGTGCACAAGGGACACCAGAAACTCATCGAACTGGCCTGCTCGCGCGCCAAGGCCCGCGACCTGGTCTCCGTGGTGGTCACCTTCGACCCGCACCCCCTGCGGGTACTGCGCAGCGACAAGACGCCCCCCTTCATCACCCTGACCGAACAGAAGATCGAGCTCATTTCCCAGTACGGCCCCCAGGTCTGCCTGCTCCTGGAATTCACCAGGGACATGGCCAGACTCTCTCCCGAGGAATTCGTCCAAAAGTACCTTCTGGACGGACTGAAGATGAAGGAGATGATCATCGGCTACGACTATCACCTGGGCAAGGGCAGGGCCGGCAACTTCGAGACCCTGACCCAGCTGGGAGCCAAGCACGGCTTCACCGTGGACCGGCTGGACCCGGTGACCGTGGACGACGCCGTCGTCTCCTCCACCCGCATCCGCGACCTTGTCCAGGCGGGCAAGGTTTGGTCCGCGCGCCCCCTGCTGGGGCGGTTCTACCAGGTCAAGGGCGAGGTGGTGCACGGCATGGACCGGGGCGGCAAGCTGCTCGGCTTCCCCACGGCCAACCTGAAGCTGGTGGACGAGCTCTTCCCCAAGCCCGGCGTCTACGCCGTCTGGGTGGAGGTGGACAGGGAAGTCCACATGGGCGTGGCCAACATCGGCATCAACCCGACCTTCGGCAACGACGCCCTTTCCGTGGAAGCGCACATCCTTGATTTTTCCGGCGACATCTACGGCGCGGACATCCGCGTCCATTTCGTGCAGCGCATCCGCGACGAAAAGAAATTCAACGGCATCGACGAATTGAAAGCACGCATCGGCATCGACATCGACCTGGGACGGCAGATTCTCTCCCAGCCCGAAGCGGCCATCAGACTGACCCGTCCCGACTTCGACGGATAA
- a CDS encoding beta-barrel assembly-enhancing protease has product MRRTPATLTALFAALLLVIAPVATARANMLFGDKLTLRDENKMGREFDQIIRSRMAMVGDTYITDYVDHIVARVVTGKRPMPYQVKSAVIANPLLNAFAIPGGFIYVFTGLIQAVETESQLAGVIAHELAHVSQRHVVSRIEKQKRVTVLSTAGMLAGLLLGAVTGGDTGTKAGQAIMVGSAGAGAAAMLQYSQEDEREADHVGLNSMVKAGYNPSGMPETFEIMMKNRWFDSGSEMPSYLSTHPGLADRISYLQDRIQRMPPEFLERHEDPTLLKKIQCLVRSKMSPANTALAYWDDKPKSDYTPMDYVGRGNALMRLKKMEEARAAFETALSKAGDDPLVAREAGIYYFTVGAPDRAVGLLQKAAIHNKRDALALFYLARLQAEGKQFTQAIANMRKVETLVPEDWEVHHHLGMILGASGDHFGGNLHLGFASAYSMNLEKARRHQRQAGELAQTETQKQELKELSDLIEERAKAKK; this is encoded by the coding sequence ATGCGAAGAACGCCTGCCACACTGACCGCCCTGTTCGCGGCACTGCTCCTGGTTATCGCCCCCGTGGCGACCGCCCGCGCCAACATGCTGTTCGGCGACAAGCTGACCCTGCGCGACGAAAACAAGATGGGTCGGGAATTCGACCAGATCATCCGCAGCCGCATGGCCATGGTCGGCGACACCTACATCACCGACTACGTGGACCACATCGTGGCCCGGGTGGTCACCGGCAAACGCCCCATGCCCTATCAGGTCAAGAGCGCGGTCATCGCCAACCCGCTGCTCAACGCCTTTGCCATTCCCGGCGGCTTCATCTACGTCTTCACCGGCCTGATCCAGGCCGTGGAAACCGAATCGCAGCTGGCCGGGGTCATCGCCCACGAGCTCGCCCACGTCTCCCAACGCCACGTGGTCAGCCGCATCGAAAAGCAGAAACGGGTCACGGTCCTGTCCACGGCAGGCATGCTGGCCGGGCTGCTGCTCGGCGCGGTCACAGGCGGCGATACCGGCACCAAGGCGGGACAGGCCATCATGGTCGGTTCAGCGGGCGCGGGCGCGGCGGCCATGCTCCAGTATTCCCAGGAGGACGAGCGCGAAGCCGACCACGTGGGGCTCAACTCCATGGTCAAGGCGGGGTACAACCCGTCCGGCATGCCCGAGACCTTCGAGATCATGATGAAGAACCGGTGGTTCGACTCCGGCTCGGAAATGCCGAGCTACCTGTCCACCCACCCCGGGCTGGCCGACCGCATCTCCTACCTCCAGGACCGCATCCAGCGCATGCCCCCCGAATTCCTGGAGCGGCACGAGGACCCCACCCTGCTCAAAAAGATCCAGTGCCTGGTCCGGTCCAAGATGTCCCCGGCCAACACGGCCCTGGCCTATTGGGACGACAAGCCGAAATCCGACTACACCCCCATGGACTACGTGGGACGGGGCAACGCCCTGATGCGGCTCAAGAAAATGGAGGAGGCCCGGGCCGCCTTCGAGACAGCCCTCTCCAAGGCCGGGGACGATCCCTTGGTCGCCCGCGAGGCCGGCATCTACTATTTCACGGTCGGCGCGCCGGACAGGGCCGTCGGACTGCTGCAAAAGGCGGCCATCCACAACAAGCGCGACGCCCTGGCCCTGTTCTACCTGGCCCGGCTCCAGGCCGAGGGCAAGCAGTTCACCCAGGCCATCGCCAACATGCGCAAGGTGGAAACGCTCGTCCCGGAAGACTGGGAAGTGCACCACCACCTGGGCATGATCCTCGGTGCGTCCGGCGACCACTTCGGCGGCAACCTGCACCTGGGCTTTGCCTCCGCCTATTCCATGAATCTGGAAAAGGCCCGCCGCCACCAGCGTCAGGCCGGGGAACTTGCCCAGACCGAAACCCAGAAACAGGAACTCAAGGAATTGTCCGACCTGATCGAGGAGCGCGCCAAGGCCAAGAAATAG